In Lysinibacillus sp. FSL M8-0337, the following proteins share a genomic window:
- the ccsA gene encoding cytochrome c biogenesis protein CcsA translates to MADLTMTRLYEVMIVLYAISLVFYFTDYFYKQVRARRIAFWLVSFVWVIQSAIIILTFIETKRFPILSLYEGILFYSWLLVTLSIILHCIARVDLPVFIINILGFLFASIFTFMPKRPTGAVGDTLISEMLFIHISFAILSYAAFTLTFVFAILYLVLYRLLKKKKWSQLWTRLPSLQQTSNWMNVSFFIGIPMLFISLILGFEWALLRLESLSIFDAKIIGSFIILVLYCCILYVNRKSKLTGTNYAWVHIYAYLLVVVNFFLGSSLSRFHLWY, encoded by the coding sequence TTGGCTGATTTGACAATGACAAGGCTCTATGAAGTGATGATCGTCTTGTATGCGATCAGTCTAGTGTTTTACTTTACTGATTACTTTTATAAACAAGTACGTGCAAGGCGTATTGCTTTTTGGCTTGTTTCATTTGTATGGGTAATTCAAAGTGCCATTATTATACTAACTTTTATCGAAACAAAGCGTTTCCCGATATTATCCTTATATGAAGGAATTCTGTTCTATTCTTGGTTGCTAGTAACATTATCGATTATTCTCCATTGTATAGCGAGAGTCGATTTACCAGTATTTATTATCAATATACTAGGATTTTTATTTGCTAGTATTTTTACATTTATGCCGAAAAGGCCAACGGGAGCAGTAGGCGATACATTAATTTCGGAAATGCTCTTTATTCATATTTCATTTGCGATATTATCGTATGCTGCTTTCACGTTAACTTTTGTGTTTGCGATATTATATTTAGTTTTATATCGCTTATTAAAAAAGAAAAAATGGTCACAATTATGGACACGTTTGCCATCATTACAGCAAACGAGCAATTGGATGAACGTATCATTTTTTATAGGGATTCCAATGTTATTCATAAGTTTAATATTAGGCTTTGAATGGGCATTATTAAGACTAGAGAGTTTATCTATCTTTGATGCGAAGATAATAGGGTCCTTTATTATTTTAGTATTATATTGCTGTATTTTATATGTGAATCGCAAAAGTAAGCTGACGGGTACTAATTATGCATGGGTTCATATTTATGCTTACTTATTAGTTGTCGTAAATTTCTTTTTAGGAAGTAGCTTATCTCGATTCCATTTATGGTATTAG
- the hemA gene encoding glutamyl-tRNA reductase, whose protein sequence is MHTIVVGLNYKSAPVEIREKLSFVESELPQAMEALQKQKSILENVIVSTCNRTEIYAVVDQLHTGRHFVKQFLANWFNLPVETFSSYLTIREEDEALEHLFKVTAGIDSMVLGETQILGQVKKSFLNGQEIGTTGTVYNQLFKQAVTFAKRAHSETAIGENAVSVSYAAVELAKKIFGSLQRKHVAILGAGKMGELAIENLYGNGVGKVTVINRTFEKAESLAAKFQGEAKSMRELQCSLLEADILITSTGATDFVIDYELMQLVERLRKGKPLFMVDIAVPRDIDPRVGDLPNVFLYDIDDLQGIVEANLAERERAAAEITQMIDKEVVQFKDWFATLGVVPVISALRKKANQIQQETMVSIENKMPELTDRERKILSKHTKSIINQLLKEPILQAKEMANSPKANEQLRLFQQIFGIEDAVEDEVDMMSKQELERKERLRSSQTPTEPKYSF, encoded by the coding sequence ATGCATACCATCGTAGTAGGCTTGAATTATAAATCAGCGCCAGTTGAAATTAGGGAAAAGCTATCTTTCGTAGAAAGCGAGTTACCGCAAGCAATGGAAGCGCTGCAAAAACAAAAAAGCATATTGGAAAATGTTATCGTTTCAACTTGTAATCGAACAGAAATATATGCAGTCGTCGATCAATTGCATACTGGACGTCACTTTGTGAAGCAATTTTTAGCAAATTGGTTCAACTTGCCTGTGGAGACTTTTTCTTCTTACTTAACAATTCGAGAAGAAGATGAGGCATTAGAACATTTATTTAAAGTAACAGCTGGAATTGATTCAATGGTGCTTGGTGAAACACAAATTTTAGGACAAGTGAAAAAAAGCTTCTTAAATGGACAAGAGATTGGGACGACAGGTACGGTCTACAATCAGTTATTTAAACAAGCAGTTACATTTGCGAAGCGAGCACATAGTGAAACAGCTATTGGGGAGAATGCGGTATCTGTTTCTTATGCAGCAGTAGAATTAGCAAAGAAAATTTTTGGATCTTTACAACGCAAGCACGTCGCTATTTTAGGGGCAGGTAAAATGGGTGAACTTGCTATCGAGAACTTGTATGGTAACGGCGTAGGAAAAGTGACGGTTATTAATCGTACTTTTGAAAAAGCTGAAAGTTTAGCAGCCAAGTTCCAAGGTGAAGCGAAGTCAATGAGGGAATTACAATGCTCACTACTTGAAGCGGATATTTTAATTACGTCCACAGGTGCTACAGATTTTGTCATTGATTATGAGCTAATGCAACTTGTTGAACGTCTGCGTAAAGGTAAACCACTGTTTATGGTCGACATTGCGGTACCCCGTGATATTGATCCACGTGTTGGTGATCTGCCAAACGTATTCTTATATGATATCGATGATTTACAAGGTATTGTTGAAGCTAACTTGGCAGAGCGCGAACGTGCGGCAGCGGAAATTACACAAATGATTGATAAAGAGGTTGTTCAATTTAAAGATTGGTTTGCAACGCTTGGTGTCGTGCCAGTCATTTCAGCTTTACGTAAAAAAGCAAACCAAATTCAACAAGAAACAATGGTCAGTATTGAAAATAAAATGCCAGAGTTAACGGATCGAGAACGTAAGATTTTAAGTAAGCATACAAAATCAATCATAAATCAATTGTTAAAAGAGCCAATTTTACAAGCTAAGGAAATGGCAAATTCACCAAAAGCAAATGAACAGTTACGTTTATTCCAACAAATTTTTGGCATAGAGGATGCTGTGGAAGATGAAGTGGATATGATGAGCAAGCAAGAGCTTGAGCGTAAAGAACGTTTACGATCATCGCAAACACCTACTGAACCAAAGTACTCTTTCTAA
- a CDS encoding VWA domain-containing protein, translating to MQYAKKALLLLACFVLAFMTVTPMVSLAATTIQDVPTTDSKYKAISWAVDNDLLALNSANNFLPNEQVTERELVTMFAKLDKNYALSYNESVAYNFYSDLYLPFEGTHVMANRSKAITRGHFARIYAAFKGLDLDEPQAVQYLYTNDISTGSTGKKTFADFNPSTKLSRGDAAEFLYRSVQNGSFAVLGLKKSAAGRDNDKITLPAGFMGSNSGEFEEPKDNDSDFTGPDYVNNALQSIEVEKPDLIANGEDMTPITVSLKACNGDPIADDKSYTFRVTSSEGADIVNSAGEAVRNVQSDGSTVTAFVKAKKLTKSVRDTISFELINNTDPSMKCLVGEKLNAHVRYAPQPELRIDFKVYDPTNTDDNGTVTPPYVQYEKPPEFFTENVIDVYGPVPLNPDADEKRFSIGQQTNVTNSLGVVQNMYLQYGGADPKYPALGYENAILQFENYNISVYLFEKILNDRLKDSVTTPAKTEIMYMISEDGRPIYRIQGIDDNIASQVENINPVGTIIQLMSPKYMPEEKNLTLEHYDSVMKIYAILTGLSNYERTVLLKYQGGKLLGQVEAYKKRVEALKESADAAARPSGKDRYTQVMVTLVRPGGEPITDYQGTVKIKFDGVEKTASFVTNTSDYLNNTGGPGTAVAYFDSIIYGKSKIEATLVNKVDPRYATILKSITDKTITKEIFTNPYFSKNACSLATEVAYVVDYSSSMKRIDQTNYRGTKMMELINQIQAKNNIVIETNTSATVLGEGSTENVLKKDLYRTSTDKGATDIFTGIELALTKFSNDTKTSKSIIVVSDGKTSKSKMTKVINDAKKKGIKIYTVSMGKKNQINEAILTQMATETGGTYYHAIDNYQFHQVAQKIIDAILCKTAPSSCINPDDLFEEAAVSIRKGYITMNARIDSNCSNVANVVVRYSSVSGDVQFDLKKRSDSVFMLTKNVQTMVDFKVNGDIEFLAYDKDGKIISQKTVKITNS from the coding sequence ATGCAATATGCGAAAAAGGCATTGCTATTATTGGCCTGCTTTGTACTAGCCTTTATGACTGTAACACCAATGGTCTCACTAGCTGCTACTACAATCCAAGATGTGCCAACAACGGATAGTAAATACAAAGCTATTTCTTGGGCAGTCGATAATGATTTACTAGCATTAAATAGTGCGAATAACTTTTTGCCAAACGAACAAGTAACAGAGCGAGAGCTTGTCACAATGTTTGCAAAGCTTGATAAAAACTATGCGTTATCCTATAACGAAAGTGTTGCCTATAATTTTTATAGTGATTTATATTTGCCATTCGAGGGAACACATGTAATGGCAAATCGTTCAAAAGCCATTACACGCGGTCACTTTGCACGTATATATGCTGCATTTAAAGGATTAGATTTAGATGAACCGCAGGCAGTCCAATATTTATATACAAATGATATTTCAACTGGCAGTACAGGCAAAAAAACATTTGCTGATTTTAATCCCTCTACGAAACTATCTCGTGGTGATGCAGCCGAGTTTTTATATCGTAGTGTACAAAATGGTTCCTTTGCTGTCCTAGGTTTAAAAAAATCTGCGGCAGGTCGTGATAATGATAAAATAACGTTACCAGCAGGCTTTATGGGTTCAAATAGCGGAGAGTTTGAAGAACCCAAGGATAATGATAGTGATTTTACAGGTCCTGACTACGTTAATAATGCCCTGCAAAGTATTGAAGTTGAAAAACCAGATTTAATTGCAAACGGTGAGGATATGACGCCGATTACAGTATCTTTAAAGGCATGTAACGGTGACCCAATTGCTGATGATAAGTCCTATACGTTCCGAGTGACGTCTTCAGAGGGAGCAGATATTGTCAATTCAGCTGGAGAAGCTGTTCGCAACGTTCAATCGGACGGTTCAACTGTAACAGCATTTGTGAAAGCGAAAAAGCTAACAAAATCAGTACGTGATACGATAAGTTTTGAACTTATTAACAACACAGACCCTAGCATGAAGTGTCTTGTTGGAGAAAAATTAAATGCACACGTGCGTTACGCGCCGCAGCCAGAATTGCGCATTGATTTTAAAGTATATGACCCAACGAATACAGATGACAACGGTACTGTAACACCACCTTATGTACAATACGAAAAGCCACCTGAGTTTTTCACTGAAAATGTCATTGATGTTTATGGTCCCGTGCCATTAAATCCTGATGCAGATGAAAAACGTTTTAGTATCGGACAACAAACGAATGTTACCAATTCTCTAGGCGTTGTACAAAATATGTATTTACAATATGGTGGCGCGGATCCGAAGTATCCCGCTCTCGGTTATGAGAATGCGATTTTACAATTCGAAAACTATAATATCTCTGTATATTTATTTGAAAAAATATTGAACGATCGTCTAAAAGATTCTGTGACAACACCAGCGAAGACTGAGATTATGTATATGATTTCAGAGGATGGTCGCCCGATTTATCGCATCCAAGGAATTGATGATAATATTGCTTCACAAGTGGAAAATATTAATCCAGTCGGTACGATTATTCAGTTAATGAGTCCGAAATATATGCCGGAAGAAAAGAATTTAACATTAGAGCATTATGATAGTGTGATGAAAATTTATGCTATATTAACGGGCTTAAGTAACTATGAACGTACAGTATTATTAAAATACCAAGGCGGTAAATTGCTAGGACAAGTAGAAGCTTATAAAAAACGTGTTGAGGCGTTAAAAGAAAGTGCAGATGCTGCGGCAAGACCATCTGGTAAGGACCGATATACACAAGTTATGGTAACGTTAGTGCGTCCAGGTGGGGAACCAATTACGGACTATCAAGGAACTGTAAAAATCAAATTTGATGGTGTAGAAAAAACGGCATCCTTTGTCACAAATACTTCGGATTATTTGAATAATACAGGTGGTCCAGGGACTGCGGTAGCTTACTTTGACTCGATCATTTATGGGAAATCTAAAATAGAAGCTACACTTGTCAATAAAGTTGACCCTCGTTATGCAACAATATTGAAGTCTATTACGGATAAAACGATTACGAAAGAAATCTTTACAAATCCTTACTTTAGTAAAAATGCTTGTAGTTTAGCAACTGAAGTCGCATATGTAGTGGATTATTCTTCTTCTATGAAACGTATCGACCAAACGAATTATCGCGGCACAAAAATGATGGAATTAATCAATCAAATTCAGGCAAAAAATAATATTGTCATTGAAACGAATACAAGCGCAACAGTATTAGGTGAAGGCAGTACAGAAAATGTCCTAAAGAAAGACCTGTATCGTACATCGACGGATAAGGGAGCTACAGATATCTTTACGGGTATAGAATTGGCTCTTACTAAGTTCTCGAATGATACTAAAACTTCGAAATCCATTATTGTTGTATCTGATGGAAAAACTAGTAAATCGAAGATGACGAAAGTTATTAACGATGCGAAAAAGAAAGGCATTAAAATTTACACTGTAAGTATGGGTAAGAAAAACCAAATTAATGAGGCAATACTTACACAAATGGCTACAGAAACAGGTGGCACTTACTATCATGCAATTGATAATTACCAGTTCCATCAGGTCGCTCAAAAAATAATTGATGCGATTCTATGTAAAACTGCGCCATCGAGCTGTATCAACCCTGATGATTTATTTGAGGAAGCAGCAGTATCCATACGAAAAGGCTATATTACAATGAATGCAAGAATTGATAGTAATTGTTCAAATGTTGCAAATGTCGTTGTTCGTTATTCCTCTGTCAGCGGTGATGTTCAATTTGATCTTAAAAAGCGAAGCGATAGTGTGTTTATGTTGACAAAAAATGTCCAAACTATGGTTGATTTTAAAGTCAATGGCGACATCGAGTTTTTAGCTTATGATAAAGACGGAAAAATAATTTCGCAGAAAACCGTTAAAATTACAAATTCATAA
- a CDS encoding S-layer homology domain-containing protein — MRKHVLKVLLAFMMVFVMGTSILADASATSVETTGAVKNEYTYEEAVFITGTPIIFKGTSKDIKITQKESKGKLTETYNLKLKASNGATLTRNIAYESDVVNYATIGQKTSNGVVKKYAEKIVVGRITYTLADYQFSQGTVTDNRAASDYYSGNVISRKTYTYQTGSGNNAKTNTVTIETDSRHAGYENFWGATETQITESVYSYSDGTTSHVKNRLSTSKSRVLNYEENPGSLASFDGGYAVVSEKDVISEYTYDLASGQKGKVDLNTEFTPTIERLIIPKFRDLSNHYAKAAIEKLYSLGIYSDTSNFFSPNTPMKRIDFTIAIGKAVDLRVMEEKNTKKTSTSVFKDVKRTIKDYAYIESAVNKGIINGVTPDYFKPDNPITRAQAAAIFVRALGLENKAPDPGYVTKFKDDAQIPNYSRDGIYIVNELGLMTGDPVTGRFNPNQPLTRAQASAVLERFLNYLENDLKQNYRDDILFFN; from the coding sequence ATGCGAAAACATGTATTGAAAGTGCTGTTAGCCTTTATGATGGTGTTCGTTATGGGGACTAGTATACTAGCAGATGCTTCTGCCACATCGGTGGAAACGACTGGTGCCGTGAAAAATGAATATACATATGAAGAAGCCGTGTTCATTACTGGAACACCAATTATTTTTAAAGGTACGAGTAAAGATATTAAAATTACTCAAAAAGAATCAAAAGGGAAATTAACAGAAACGTATAATTTAAAATTAAAAGCAAGTAATGGCGCGACATTAACAAGAAATATTGCATATGAATCAGATGTTGTTAACTATGCTACGATTGGGCAAAAGACATCGAATGGAGTTGTGAAAAAGTACGCTGAGAAAATTGTCGTCGGCAGAATAACGTATACATTAGCAGACTACCAGTTTTCACAAGGAACTGTAACAGATAACCGCGCAGCATCTGATTACTACTCAGGAAATGTTATTTCAAGAAAAACATATACCTATCAGACAGGCTCAGGCAACAACGCAAAAACAAATACTGTAACAATAGAAACAGATAGTCGTCATGCAGGGTACGAAAATTTCTGGGGAGCTACAGAAACTCAAATTACAGAATCTGTTTATTCGTACAGTGATGGTACAACAAGCCATGTGAAAAATCGCCTATCAACAAGCAAATCACGTGTGCTCAATTATGAGGAAAATCCAGGCAGTTTAGCTAGCTTTGATGGAGGCTATGCGGTCGTTAGCGAAAAGGACGTAATTTCAGAATATACGTATGATTTAGCTTCTGGACAAAAAGGTAAAGTGGATTTAAATACAGAATTTACGCCGACTATCGAACGTCTGATCATTCCGAAATTCCGTGATTTATCGAATCATTATGCAAAAGCTGCTATTGAAAAACTATACTCATTAGGTATCTATTCCGATACAAGTAATTTCTTTTCACCAAATACGCCGATGAAACGAATTGACTTTACTATCGCAATTGGTAAAGCAGTCGATCTTCGTGTTATGGAAGAAAAGAATACGAAAAAAACATCTACAAGTGTCTTTAAAGATGTTAAACGTACGATTAAAGATTACGCCTATATTGAATCGGCAGTCAATAAAGGCATTATTAATGGTGTGACACCAGATTATTTCAAACCAGATAATCCAATTACACGTGCGCAAGCTGCGGCAATATTTGTCCGTGCATTAGGGCTTGAAAACAAAGCGCCAGATCCTGGTTATGTTACAAAATTTAAAGACGATGCACAAATTCCTAACTATTCAAGAGATGGTATTTATATCGTCAATGAGCTTGGTCTTATGACAGGCGACCCTGTAACAGGTCGATTTAATCCAAACCAACCATTAACTCGTGCCCAAGCATCGGCTGTGCTTGAGCGTTTCTTAAACTATTTAGAGAATGATTTAAAACAAAACTACCGAGACGATATATTATTCTTTAACTAA
- a CDS encoding YjfB family protein has product MDIAALSIAMNQSNLMQNVSLAVTKQAMEMQQQNTEQLVEMLDAPHPTAGHTIDIQV; this is encoded by the coding sequence ATGGATATTGCAGCTTTATCAATCGCAATGAATCAATCAAATCTTATGCAAAATGTCTCTTTAGCTGTTACAAAGCAAGCGATGGAGATGCAACAGCAAAATACTGAACAGTTAGTTGAAATGTTAGATGCTCCACATCCAACAGCCGGACATACAATTGATATCCAAGTATGA
- the yihA gene encoding ribosome biogenesis GTP-binding protein YihA/YsxC, with the protein MKVHNVEMVISAVRPDQYPEDGLPEFALAGRSNVGKSSFINRMIGRKALARISSKPGKTQTLNFYKIEEQLFFVDVPGYGYAKVSKTEREAWGKMIERYITGREELKAVVQIVDLRHPPTADDRMMYDFLKHYSIPCIVIATKADKIPKGKWDKHKKVVKETLDMDKNDPLIVFSSEKGIGFEEAWRTIENKM; encoded by the coding sequence ATGAAAGTCCATAATGTCGAAATGGTCATAAGTGCAGTAAGACCGGACCAATACCCAGAAGATGGACTGCCAGAATTTGCATTAGCAGGTCGCTCAAATGTTGGGAAATCATCTTTTATTAACAGAATGATTGGACGTAAAGCGTTAGCGCGTATTTCTTCTAAACCTGGGAAGACCCAAACGCTAAATTTTTACAAAATCGAAGAACAACTGTTTTTCGTCGATGTTCCGGGATATGGTTATGCCAAAGTCTCAAAAACAGAGCGTGAAGCTTGGGGGAAAATGATTGAACGTTACATTACGGGCCGTGAAGAATTAAAAGCGGTCGTTCAAATTGTAGACTTACGTCATCCTCCAACTGCTGATGATCGTATGATGTATGATTTTTTAAAACATTACAGTATCCCTTGTATCGTAATTGCAACGAAGGCAGATAAAATTCCAAAAGGTAAGTGGGATAAGCACAAAAAAGTTGTCAAGGAAACATTAGATATGGATAAAAATGATCCGCTCATTGTGTTCTCTTCTGAAAAAGGCATCGGTTTTGAAGAAGCTTGGCGTACAATTGAAAATAAAATGTAA
- the lon gene encoding endopeptidase La, whose product MVTIQKTTNVPLLPLRGLLVYPSMVLHIDVGRNRSVAALEQAMLEDQLILLVTQKEMHDEQPEEQDLYQVGTMAYVKQMLKLPNGTLRILVEGVARATWSNYQALEKFTVVDIDVKEDKVEKDVETQALMRTLLTYFERYAKSSNKITTETINTVADIEEPSRLADIIASHLPIKIADKQEVLEMLNVKKRLDHLIIRLHDEQEVLDLEKKINTKVKQSMERTQKEYYLREQMKAIQTELGDREGKTGEVAELRKQIDETGMPDSTKEAALKELDRYEKLPSASAESGVIRNYIDWLVSLPWTKATEDRMNITHAEEILNRDHDGLDKVKERVLEYLAVRQLKNSLRGPILCLAGPPGVGKTSLARSIAESLDRKFIRISLGGVRDESEIRGHRRTYVGAMPGRIIQGMKKAGTINPVFLLDEIDKMSNDFRGDPAAAMLEVLDPAQNNTFSDHYIEEPYDLSNVLFIATANDLSTIPGPLLDRMEVISIAGYTEIEKAQITKNHLIPKQLKEHGLKKTQVVIKDEAVLDIIRYYTREAGVRGLERQIATLCRKIAKVIVSGEKKRVTVSSKSVIEYLGKHRFRYGQAEEENQIGVATGLAYTTVGGDTLQIEVSLTPGKGKIQLTGKLGDVMKESAQTALSYVRTKIEELHVDSEYFETHDIHIHVPEGAVPKDGPSAGITMATAIVSAILHRPIRREVGMTGEITLRGRVLPIGGLKEKTLSAHRAGLTTIICPKDNERDIEDIPESVRENLTFKLVSSADEVLAIALDGGF is encoded by the coding sequence ATGGTAACAATTCAAAAAACAACAAATGTACCATTATTGCCTTTACGTGGACTTTTAGTATACCCGTCGATGGTGTTACATATTGATGTGGGTAGAAATCGTTCTGTAGCGGCGCTTGAACAAGCAATGTTAGAGGACCAATTGATTTTATTGGTGACACAAAAAGAAATGCACGATGAACAGCCAGAAGAACAGGATTTATATCAAGTCGGTACGATGGCGTATGTAAAGCAAATGCTTAAATTGCCAAACGGCACACTACGTATTTTAGTTGAAGGTGTTGCGCGTGCAACTTGGTCTAATTATCAAGCATTAGAGAAATTTACAGTTGTTGATATTGATGTAAAAGAGGATAAAGTTGAGAAAGATGTAGAAACGCAGGCCTTAATGCGTACATTGCTAACGTATTTTGAAAGATACGCTAAATCCTCCAACAAAATCACGACAGAAACGATTAATACAGTGGCTGATATTGAAGAACCAAGCCGCCTTGCTGATATTATAGCCTCGCATTTACCAATCAAAATTGCGGATAAACAAGAAGTTTTAGAAATGTTAAATGTTAAAAAACGTTTAGATCATTTAATTATTCGCTTGCATGATGAACAAGAGGTGCTGGACCTTGAAAAGAAAATTAATACAAAAGTAAAGCAATCAATGGAGCGTACACAAAAAGAATATTACTTACGCGAACAAATGAAAGCTATTCAAACAGAGCTAGGGGATCGAGAAGGAAAAACTGGTGAAGTTGCGGAATTGCGTAAACAAATCGATGAAACGGGCATGCCTGACTCGACAAAAGAAGCGGCACTAAAAGAGCTTGATCGATATGAAAAATTACCGAGTGCTAGCGCGGAAAGTGGCGTTATTCGCAATTACATTGACTGGTTAGTCTCCTTACCTTGGACAAAGGCAACCGAGGATCGAATGAATATTACGCATGCTGAGGAAATTTTAAACCGCGATCATGATGGGTTAGATAAAGTAAAGGAACGTGTGCTAGAATATTTAGCTGTGCGTCAGTTGAAAAATTCATTACGTGGTCCAATTCTTTGTTTAGCTGGCCCTCCAGGTGTGGGTAAAACCTCATTAGCACGTTCAATTGCGGAAAGTTTAGATCGCAAATTTATTCGAATTTCTTTAGGTGGCGTGCGCGATGAATCTGAAATTCGAGGCCATCGTCGTACGTATGTTGGTGCAATGCCAGGTCGTATTATTCAAGGGATGAAAAAAGCTGGTACGATTAATCCGGTATTTTTACTTGATGAAATTGATAAAATGTCTAATGATTTCCGAGGAGATCCTGCAGCAGCAATGCTAGAAGTGTTGGACCCTGCGCAAAACAACACATTTAGTGATCATTACATTGAAGAACCATATGATTTATCTAACGTTTTATTTATTGCAACAGCCAATGATTTAAGTACAATTCCTGGCCCTTTATTGGACCGTATGGAAGTCATCTCGATTGCAGGCTATACAGAAATTGAAAAAGCGCAAATAACAAAAAATCATTTAATACCAAAGCAATTAAAAGAACATGGCTTGAAGAAAACACAAGTTGTTATTAAAGACGAAGCGGTGCTGGATATCATACGCTATTATACGCGTGAGGCAGGTGTCCGTGGTTTAGAGCGCCAAATTGCAACGCTGTGCCGTAAAATCGCTAAAGTTATTGTGTCTGGCGAAAAGAAACGTGTTACAGTAAGTTCCAAATCGGTTATCGAATACCTTGGAAAACACCGTTTCCGCTATGGACAAGCGGAAGAGGAAAATCAGATTGGTGTCGCAACTGGGCTAGCGTATACAACCGTTGGCGGTGACACGTTGCAAATTGAGGTTTCTTTAACTCCTGGTAAAGGAAAAATACAGTTAACGGGGAAACTCGGAGATGTTATGAAGGAATCGGCACAAACGGCATTGTCCTATGTGCGTACAAAAATAGAAGAACTTCATGTGGATTCGGAATATTTCGAGACGCATGATATCCACATCCATGTACCAGAAGGCGCAGTACCAAAGGATGGCCCTTCAGCAGGTATTACGATGGCAACAGCAATTGTTTCTGCGATTTTACATCGCCCGATTCGTCGTGAAGTAGGCATGACAGGTGAAATTACATTACGTGGTCGCGTTCTACCGATTGGCGGTTTGAAAGAAAAAACATTAAGTGCACACAGAGCAGGTTTAACAACGATCATTTGCCCAAAAGATAATGAACGTGATATTGAAGATATTCCTGAAAGTGTACGCGAAAATTTAACATTTAAACTAGTGTCATCTGCTGATGAAGTATTAGCAATTGCACTAGACGGAGGTTTTTAA